TGCTCGAGAAGGGCTACGAGGTCACCGGCATCGTCCGCCGTGCGAGCGCGCCGAACCTGTGGCGAATAGAGCACCTGCTCGACCGCGTCACGCTGCGGCCGGCCGACCTCCTCGATCAGTTGTCGCTGATGCGCGTGCTGAGCGACGTCCAGCCCGACGAACTGTACAACCTGGCCGCCATGTCGTTCGTGCCGGCGAGCTGGGACCAGCCGATGCTGACCGGCGAGTTCAACTCGCAGGGTGTCACGCGCGTGCTCGAGGCCGTTCGCCAGGTGAGTCCGAAGGTCCGTCTGTATCAGGCTTCGTCGAGCGAGATGTTCGGCAAGGTCCGCGAGGTTCCGCAGACCGAGTTGACCCCGTTCTATCCCCGCAGCCCCTACGGGGTGTCGAAGGCGTTCGGCCACTACATCACCGTCAACTACCGGGAGAGCTACAACCTGTACGCCTGCTCCGGCATCCTGTTCAACCACGAATCGCCGCGGCGTGGTCTGGAGTTCGTGACGCGGAAGGTGACCGACGGGGCTGCGCGGATCAAGCTGGGACTGGCCGACTCGCTCCCGCTCGGCAACCTCGACGCCTGCCGTGACTGGGGGTTCGCCGGCGACTACGTTCGCGCGATGTGGTTGATGCTCCAGCAGGACGAGCCGGACGACTACGTCGTCGCCAGCGGGATTGCGCACTCGGTGCGCGATCTGGTCGACGTCGCCTTCTCCCGCGTCGGTCTCGACTGGACCACGCACGTGAAGGTCGATGCAGCACTGCTGCGTCCGGCCGAAGTGGACCACCTGATCGGGGACCCGACCAAGGCCAGGACGAAGCTGGGCTGGAAGCCGACGGTGGACTTCAAAGACCTCATCGAGATGATGGTCGATGCGGATCTGAAACGTCTGGCGGCGTCGGACAGCCAGCGCACACGGTTCTCGTCTCTGTAGCCCTCGCGCCTCAATGACGCACGGAGCCGGTTCCGCCCATCGTCCGCCGACCCACGACGGCCCGTTGCTGGCGCGCAACGCGACGCTGAACCTCCTCGGCCAGGTGGCGCCCGCTCTGGCCGCTCTCGTCTCGCTGCCGGTGTTGGCGCGTCTCCATACGCGAGAGGTCCTCGGCCTCCTCACGCTCTCCTGGGTCATCGTGGGCTACTTCGGTCTCTTCGACCTCGGCCTCTCGCGGGCGCTGACCCAACTCGTCGCGGCCCGCCTCGGGGCCGGCCGGCGGGAACCGATCCCTGGGCTGATCTGGACGGCCTCCCTGTCTCTGGCCGGGGTCGGCGCGGCGGGGGGCCTGCTCATGCTGGCCTCGTCGAACTGGATCGTCACCTCGGCACTCCACATCTCGCCGCTCCTGGTGGGCGACGCCAGGCTCGCTGTCCAGTTGATCGCCGTATCGCTGCCGTTCGTCACGGTCTCGTCCGGG
This region of Vicinamibacterales bacterium genomic DNA includes:
- the gmd gene encoding GDP-mannose 4,6-dehydratase, which gives rise to MAKRALITGITGQDGSYLAELLLEKGYEVTGIVRRASAPNLWRIEHLLDRVTLRPADLLDQLSLMRVLSDVQPDELYNLAAMSFVPASWDQPMLTGEFNSQGVTRVLEAVRQVSPKVRLYQASSSEMFGKVREVPQTELTPFYPRSPYGVSKAFGHYITVNYRESYNLYACSGILFNHESPRRGLEFVTRKVTDGAARIKLGLADSLPLGNLDACRDWGFAGDYVRAMWLMLQQDEPDDYVVASGIAHSVRDLVDVAFSRVGLDWTTHVKVDAALLRPAEVDHLIGDPTKARTKLGWKPTVDFKDLIEMMVDADLKRLAASDSQRTRFSSL